A single window of Magnetococcales bacterium DNA harbors:
- a CDS encoding DsbE family thiol:disulfide interchange protein — protein sequence MKTLWKIVLLGIVAAILVLFALGLNNDPRNIPSPLVNRPATPFTAPALDGRGDVSLSDYQGQWVLVNFWGSWCVSCIAEHPYLMVLAQIAQSRPDFSIVGVDFRDTQGGAERFLQRHGDPGYRHAKDPKQKIAIDWGVYGAPESFLVDPNGMIRLKHTGPLYDGWFERVALPLLQETPETKEQAAPIGVKGEKG from the coding sequence ATGAAAACGCTTTGGAAAATCGTCTTGTTGGGGATTGTTGCGGCTATTTTGGTTCTCTTTGCCTTGGGGCTTAACAACGATCCCCGGAATATCCCCTCACCCTTGGTAAATCGCCCGGCGACCCCTTTTACCGCACCGGCTTTGGATGGCCGGGGAGATGTTTCCCTGAGCGATTATCAGGGCCAATGGGTGTTGGTCAATTTTTGGGGTTCATGGTGTGTCAGTTGTATTGCGGAGCATCCCTATCTGATGGTGCTGGCCCAAATCGCCCAATCCAGGCCTGACTTTTCCATCGTGGGGGTGGATTTTCGGGATACCCAAGGGGGGGCTGAACGCTTTTTGCAGCGTCATGGCGACCCTGGTTATCGCCACGCCAAGGATCCCAAGCAGAAAATTGCCATCGATTGGGGGGTTTATGGGGCGCCGGAGTCGTTTTTGGTGGATCCCAACGGCATGATTCGCTTGAAGCATACCGGCCCTCTCTATGATGGCTGGTTTGAGCGGGTAGCCCTGCCGCTTTTGCAAGAGACACCGGAAACAAAAGAACAAGCAGCGCCAATCGGCGTCAAAGGGGAGAAGGGGTGA
- a CDS encoding cytochrome c-type biogenesis protein CcmH, producing the protein MMGPIYQSIGKVMLLAGVLLFSQPGWATELAEDPSEAQVRIIAQDLRCAVCQNQSIYESNSDLAKDMLEVIRDKVRAGEEEAAIRDYFFQRYGDYIYLEPTKDGMNAVLWFGPFIALGIGAWALWAALGRWRKSAASNLDPATAAAATAASPSPGSEGDKMQKRIEQELEKVDV; encoded by the coding sequence ATGATGGGTCCGATTTATCAATCCATTGGCAAGGTGATGCTCCTCGCAGGTGTGCTCCTCTTTTCCCAACCCGGATGGGCCACGGAACTGGCGGAGGATCCCAGTGAGGCGCAAGTGCGGATTATCGCTCAGGATTTGCGCTGTGCGGTGTGTCAAAACCAATCGATCTACGAATCCAATTCGGATCTGGCCAAGGATATGCTGGAGGTGATTCGGGATAAGGTCCGTGCGGGAGAAGAGGAAGCGGCGATTCGGGACTATTTTTTCCAGCGTTATGGCGATTACATCTATCTGGAGCCCACCAAGGATGGCATGAACGCGGTGCTCTGGTTCGGCCCTTTCATTGCGCTGGGAATCGGTGCCTGGGCTTTGTGGGCGGCGCTGGGTCGCTGGCGCAAGAGCGCAGCCTCAAACCTGGACCCTGCTACCGCCGCCGCTGCCACAGCTGCCTCCCCCTCCCCCGGCTCGGAAGGGGATAAGATGCAAAAGCGGATTGAGCAGGAACTTGAAAAGGTGGATGTGTGA
- a CDS encoding DUF2442 domain-containing protein, with protein sequence MGILALSADERVKDLAIDEAYLNVDLMDGRRISVPLAWYPRLLEASPEDRSEWQVCGGGYGIHWPRLDEDLSTEGLLRGAPAPGFTSDSHTADP encoded by the coding sequence ATGGGTATTTTAGCACTAAGCGCTGACGAACGAGTGAAAGATCTGGCTATCGACGAGGCCTACCTCAACGTCGATCTCATGGATGGCCGTCGCATATCGGTGCCTTTGGCCTGGTATCCCCGTCTACTGGAGGCCAGCCCCGAAGATCGCTCAGAGTGGCAGGTGTGTGGGGGTGGCTATGGGATTCACTGGCCCCGGTTGGATGAAGATCTCTCCACCGAAGGCCTGCTCCGGGGGGCTCCTGCGCCCGGGTTCACGTCTGATTCCCACACCGCTGATCCCTGA
- a CDS encoding polysaccharide deacetylase, translating into MRIKLDNQPSPPPQSPIMKILFTIDVETWPVTTDPETFGDYFERCIFGRVGDGAWGLSYQLDIFRQYDLQAVFFVEPLFAGVMGLGFLERIVSPILAAGHDIQLHTHPEWLSQYTPPLLPSKTPRHRMHDYAEGEQVEIIEQGLKLLKKCGVDQVQAFRAGSFGADDNTLKTLSQTAITMDSSFNPGYPECRITPPRSSSSNSAPPSPWQPVRHHGILEFPMGGFSDWPGHTRHLQLTAVSTAEMTGMIEQAYEKKWRYLVILSHSFELLNRSRSRKDPIMVRRFEALCQFLANNRQRFQTIGFADIDPQAWSNDTACHPPLTSHPLRTLHRMGEQLFRRVYAP; encoded by the coding sequence TTGCGGATCAAGCTGGACAACCAGCCATCCCCACCGCCACAATCCCCCATCATGAAAATCCTCTTCACCATCGATGTGGAAACCTGGCCGGTGACCACCGATCCGGAGACGTTCGGAGATTATTTCGAGCGCTGTATTTTTGGGCGGGTTGGGGATGGGGCGTGGGGGCTTTCCTATCAGCTTGATATCTTTCGGCAATACGATCTTCAAGCGGTCTTTTTTGTGGAGCCCCTGTTTGCCGGGGTGATGGGGCTTGGGTTTCTGGAGCGGATCGTTTCCCCCATTTTGGCAGCTGGTCACGACATTCAGCTCCACACCCATCCCGAATGGCTCAGCCAATACACCCCTCCCCTCCTGCCCTCAAAGACTCCCCGCCACCGGATGCATGATTATGCCGAAGGGGAGCAGGTTGAGATCATTGAGCAGGGGCTCAAGCTGCTGAAAAAATGTGGTGTTGATCAGGTGCAGGCCTTTCGGGCGGGGAGCTTTGGCGCCGATGACAACACCCTCAAAACCCTCTCCCAAACCGCCATCACCATGGATTCAAGCTTTAATCCCGGCTATCCCGAGTGCCGGATCACCCCTCCCCGCTCCTCCTCTTCCAACTCTGCCCCCCCCTCCCCCTGGCAGCCGGTCCGCCACCACGGCATCCTGGAATTTCCCATGGGGGGGTTCAGCGATTGGCCGGGGCACACCCGCCACTTGCAACTGACAGCGGTCTCAACGGCTGAAATGACGGGAATGATCGAACAGGCCTATGAAAAAAAATGGCGCTATCTGGTGATTCTGTCCCACAGTTTTGAACTCCTCAACCGCAGCCGCAGCCGGAAAGACCCCATCATGGTGCGACGTTTTGAAGCGCTCTGCCAATTTTTGGCGAATAATCGACAGCGATTCCAGACCATCGGTTTTGCTGACATCGACCCCCAAGCCTGGAGCAACGATACCGCCTGCCACCCCCCCCTGACCTC